A single region of the Hyphomicrobiales bacterium genome encodes:
- a CDS encoding Purine nucleoside phosphorylase DR_1966: MISEPVTPEPMPSEPMPPEPMPPEPMTPEKLPRSRSAAVAIEVEALRLPGVTHAFFTRQGGVSEGLYASLNGGVGSSDDIVRVGENRRRMAAYLGVSAPHLLGLYQIHSPDVITVETPWRDGERPRADAMVTATPGIALGVSSADCGPLLFADPQAGVVGAAHAGWKGAFTGVAEATLAAMEKLGACREAMTAVLGPTISREAYEVGPEFRERFMEQDAGNAAHFTPSARDGHAMFDLPAYIVARLTRAGVGRIFDTSLCTYGDEKRFYSYRRTTHRGEGDYGRLIAAIALATR; the protein is encoded by the coding sequence ATGATCTCTGAGCCCGTTACCCCTGAGCCCATGCCTTCTGAGCCCATGCCCCCTGAGCCCATGCCCCCTGAGCCCATGACCCCAGAGAAGTTGCCACGTTCCCGGTCCGCAGCGGTTGCCATCGAAGTTGAGGCCCTGCGGCTGCCCGGCGTTACCCATGCCTTTTTCACGCGTCAGGGTGGGGTGTCCGAGGGGCTTTACGCGAGCCTCAACGGTGGCGTCGGATCATCGGATGATATCGTGAGGGTGGGCGAGAATCGCCGGCGCATGGCGGCCTATCTCGGGGTGTCCGCCCCGCATCTGCTCGGGCTCTACCAGATCCATTCTCCCGACGTCATCACCGTCGAGACGCCCTGGCGTGACGGTGAGAGGCCCCGCGCGGACGCGATGGTGACGGCCACTCCGGGCATCGCGCTCGGCGTGTCGAGCGCCGACTGCGGCCCGCTGCTGTTCGCGGACCCGCAAGCGGGGGTCGTCGGCGCGGCCCATGCCGGCTGGAAGGGGGCCTTCACCGGTGTGGCCGAGGCCACGCTTGCCGCGATGGAGAAACTCGGCGCATGCCGTGAGGCAATGACCGCCGTTCTCGGGCCGACGATCAGCCGGGAGGCCTATGAGGTCGGGCCGGAGTTCCGCGAGCGCTTCATGGAACAGGACGCCGGCAACGCGGCCCACTTCACCCCGTCGGCCCGGGATGGCCACGCGATGTTCGACCTGCCGGCCTATATTGTCGCGCGTCTCACCCGGGCGGGCGTCGGTCGGATCTTCGACACCAGCCTTTGCACCTATGGCGACGAGAAACGCTTCTACAGCTATCGCCGGACTACCCATCGCGGCGAAGGTGACTATGGCCGCCTGATCGCGGCGATCGCGCTGGCTACTCGCTGA
- a CDS encoding FolM Alternative dihydrofolate reductase 1, with protein sequence MRDEIALVTGGARRIGRVIALRLSQAGYAVAVHYGRSRAEAEAVVAEIKAAGGRAAAVQADLAASHTAVELTAKTVGALGPVTLLVNSASLFEPDALATMTTGGWDEQMAVNLRTPVFLAQQMAEHLPQDRHGAVINILDQRVRKLTPDFFSYTLSKAGLATATRTMAQALAPRIRVNAVAPGPTLPSKRQSSDDFARQGSAALLGHGPSVEEIADAVLFLAQARSITGQVLAVDGGQHLIWRTPDTEVSE encoded by the coding sequence GTGAGGGACGAGATCGCACTGGTGACAGGAGGCGCGCGCCGCATCGGCCGCGTCATCGCGCTACGCCTCAGCCAGGCCGGCTATGCGGTTGCGGTGCATTATGGCCGGTCGCGCGCAGAAGCCGAAGCCGTTGTCGCCGAAATCAAGGCTGCGGGCGGCCGGGCGGCCGCGGTTCAGGCGGATCTCGCCGCCTCCCACACAGCCGTCGAACTCACCGCGAAAACGGTCGGAGCGCTGGGGCCGGTGACGCTTCTGGTCAATTCCGCCTCACTTTTCGAGCCGGACGCCCTGGCGACGATGACCACCGGCGGCTGGGACGAGCAGATGGCGGTCAACCTGCGCACGCCTGTGTTTCTTGCCCAGCAGATGGCGGAGCATCTCCCGCAGGACCGGCACGGCGCCGTCATCAACATTCTCGACCAGCGCGTCCGCAAACTGACGCCGGATTTCTTTTCCTACACTTTGTCGAAAGCCGGACTCGCAACCGCGACCCGCACCATGGCGCAGGCCTTGGCGCCGCGCATCCGCGTCAACGCGGTCGCGCCCGGCCCGACCCTGCCCAGCAAGCGCCAAAGCTCCGACGATTTTGCGCGCCAAGGATCCGCCGCCCTGCTCGGCCACGGACCGTCCGTCGAGGAAATCGCCGACGCGGTGCTGTTCCTGGCACAGGCCCGCAGCATCACCGGGCAGGTCCTCGCTGTGGACGGCGGCCAGCATCTCATCTGGCGAACGCCTGATACGGAAGTCAGCGAGTAG